In Anaerolineales bacterium, the following proteins share a genomic window:
- a CDS encoding SDR family NAD(P)-dependent oxidoreductase, whose amino-acid sequence MTKNIVLTGGASGIGLELLKLLLDEDHRVAVIVRTDDQISGLKNAFSSTKLDVFAADLSDQSAILQVAARIRETLDSVDVLFNNAGVMLGKIAHSKQGNEMHFEVNTLAPYILTYSLHPALAQATSPLVVNTATDGLEYARSLNASEIVNPRKNQGALSLYLNSKLAGLLLMNHLSTKLKFRVIHASPSGNKTKLSQGDGMPFWMKPFVLLLYKDPRFGANLLYQAAFQQHLDKTQIYLQNNSERTVRCPISEEQIQELLSAIKVDLAS is encoded by the coding sequence ATGACTAAAAACATCGTTTTGACTGGCGGCGCGTCGGGAATCGGATTGGAGTTACTAAAACTTCTACTTGACGAAGATCATCGCGTCGCCGTCATTGTCAGAACCGACGATCAGATCAGCGGACTGAAAAACGCCTTTTCTTCAACCAAGTTGGATGTTTTTGCCGCCGATCTCAGCGATCAATCCGCTATCCTACAGGTTGCCGCAAGAATCAGAGAAACGCTTGATAGTGTTGACGTCCTCTTCAACAACGCGGGAGTCATGCTCGGCAAAATTGCGCATTCAAAACAAGGGAATGAAATGCACTTTGAAGTAAACACGTTGGCTCCATACATCTTAACCTATAGTTTGCATCCCGCACTCGCGCAAGCGACTTCTCCGCTCGTTGTCAACACAGCCACAGACGGATTAGAGTATGCCCGAAGCCTTAACGCGAGCGAAATTGTCAACCCACGAAAAAATCAAGGCGCGCTCAGTTTATACCTGAACTCCAAACTTGCAGGGTTGCTGTTAATGAATCATCTTTCGACAAAACTCAAGTTTAGAGTGATTCATGCTTCCCCGAGCGGGAACAAGACAAAGCTATCGCAAGGAGACGGTATGCCTTTCTGGATGAAACCGTTTGTGCTTTTGCTCTACAAAGACCCGCGTTTCGGGGCAAACCTGCTTTATCAAGCCGCCTTCCAACAACACCTCGATAAAACGCAAATCTACCTGCAGAACAATTCAGAGCGAACCGTGCGTTGTCCAATCAGCGAGGAACAGATTCAAGAACTTCTCAGCGCCATAAAGGTTGATCTCGCTAGTTGA
- a CDS encoding DUF3267 domain-containing protein, which yields MDIWKLETQQRGLLSVSNSTPPLGKPPANYTEALYWKISEKKSRLIAANLLSIPLAGIFWFGFYFIIRLSGKFPEYVFDDPKQSLILLVGFAITIIVHELVHGLAMQFFGAQAKYGFNWKGLMVYATAPGYAFQRNQYLVVALAPLVSLSALACLGILIQAGASSVWLFAILGTLNGGAAIGDLWITSVVLRYPSSAYVIDERDGMRIFLPTD from the coding sequence GTGGACATTTGGAAGTTAGAGACCCAACAGCGAGGGCTACTGTCCGTGTCTAATTCAACGCCCCCTTTGGGTAAACCGCCCGCGAATTATACAGAAGCTCTCTATTGGAAAATTAGCGAAAAGAAAAGCCGCCTCATTGCCGCGAATTTATTGTCAATCCCTTTGGCAGGGATTTTCTGGTTTGGGTTTTATTTTATTATTCGACTGAGCGGCAAGTTTCCTGAATATGTTTTTGACGATCCAAAGCAGAGTCTAATTCTCCTTGTTGGTTTTGCCATAACAATTATCGTGCATGAGCTTGTACATGGGCTTGCCATGCAATTTTTTGGCGCGCAAGCAAAATACGGTTTTAATTGGAAAGGATTAATGGTCTACGCCACCGCCCCTGGCTACGCTTTCCAACGTAATCAATACCTTGTTGTAGCGCTTGCTCCGTTGGTAAGTCTGAGCGCCCTGGCATGTTTGGGGATTTTGATTCAAGCCGGCGCTTCGAGCGTATGGCTTTTCGCGATTTTGGGAACGCTCAACGGGGGCGCGGCAATTGGCGATTTGTGGATAACGAGCGTTGTCCTCCGTTATCCTTCGTCCGCTTATGTGATTGACGAACGCGACGGGATGAGAATATTCCTGCCAACGGATTAG
- a CDS encoding CBS domain-containing protein, whose protein sequence is MLVSERMSRPVITVAPEEPIHDVMALFKRERIRRAPVVKDGKLVGIVSQSDLLNASPSPVTSLSVWELNYLLSKVTVSRVMSRKVRTVDVDTPIEEAARMMADNKIGGLPVVNGDRVVGMITETDLFKVFLEMMGARQKATRVTAVLKDVRGELAKLTKAIAGAGGNFISLGMFTGSESGTKIVTFKVLGMKKEDVKKALGPVVKKFWDIRVS, encoded by the coding sequence ATGTTGGTCAGTGAAAGAATGTCCCGCCCGGTGATCACGGTCGCTCCGGAGGAGCCAATCCATGATGTAATGGCGTTGTTCAAGCGTGAGCGCATCCGCCGCGCACCGGTGGTCAAGGACGGAAAATTGGTCGGCATCGTCTCGCAGTCAGATCTGCTCAACGCATCGCCGTCGCCGGTCACATCGCTAAGCGTTTGGGAATTGAATTACCTGTTGAGCAAAGTAACGGTCAGCCGCGTGATGAGCCGGAAAGTCCGCACAGTGGACGTGGACACACCCATCGAAGAAGCTGCGCGCATGATGGCGGATAACAAGATCGGCGGGCTGCCGGTCGTGAACGGAGATCGCGTGGTCGGCATGATCACCGAGACCGATCTGTTCAAGGTGTTCCTCGAGATGATGGGCGCGCGGCAGAAAGCCACGCGTGTCACTGCAGTGCTTAAGGATGTACGTGGGGAACTCGCAAAATTAACGAAAGCCATCGCAGGCGCGGGCGGCAACTTCATTTCGCTTGGCATGTTCACAGGGTCGGAATCCGGCACCAAGATCGTCACTTTCAAAGTGCTTGGCATGAAGAAAGAGGATGTCAAAAAAGCGCTGGGACCTGTGGTGAAAAAGTTCTGGGATATCCGCGTGAGCTAG
- a CDS encoding N-acetylmuramoyl-L-alanine amidase, giving the protein MKIVNNELIMEAGEGTPMHVGPGTFVWSVQQMQQQQIVIHAVGYRRVDGALGDMQAKPKPGFKKRSVHIILDADGKKFAQMVPFNKIANHTIRENNTSLGIELLYRGASAEPKTPDGEKAVVTKAEFEASPHIYASSANDSRYERWPLFPKAQLDALFEICKAIDFDREIIDVVGCEQIQNASHPGPAFPIVQFREQLLGVTDRSVVLQKLGEAVQLLGRPAEPASILSPAVVPAGTPVTVVNEWKNWYLISIIGEVDGNRWLVGWVKKSAVRVDTSFTPKVRNDHILTTTAGRRFELIPPHENGYDTNPNHRFNPKYIIMHFTTGTRVESTISHFKNPAAGVATHLLIGRDGRVIQFLPFNVPANHTGYSWWEGERSLNRFSIGIEMDNVGPVSFINGKWRRKSVIFEEDEIEKAVHWKELGMRAWEKFPPVQVEVARKIVRALLERYKDSVVDILGHDQVNIINRLDPGPAFHLEDFRMSLMGRAEPKMQIFVLNQPAPMYANADGSTPNVENSEPDGFLPEGSMVIVSNKTHGNLVKVTVTSSPGGGLFKKRTGWIEAFAIEPPEALFGNKKRTAEGKRVRRRTKVRQAFYPRGKNPPSPKIKAGMFAAGTEVRKEEDKGEWSLVVMRKMEKGMRSVEGWVQTKFLTKKE; this is encoded by the coding sequence ATGAAGATCGTCAACAACGAATTGATCATGGAGGCAGGCGAGGGAACGCCCATGCACGTCGGACCCGGCACTTTCGTGTGGAGCGTGCAACAAATGCAGCAACAGCAGATCGTCATCCATGCGGTGGGTTACCGAAGAGTAGACGGCGCGCTCGGGGACATGCAAGCCAAGCCTAAGCCGGGGTTTAAGAAGCGATCGGTTCACATCATTCTCGACGCGGATGGAAAAAAATTCGCGCAGATGGTTCCGTTCAACAAGATCGCCAACCACACGATCAGAGAAAACAATACGTCGCTGGGAATCGAGTTGCTCTACCGCGGAGCGTCTGCGGAACCCAAAACGCCGGATGGAGAAAAAGCCGTTGTTACGAAGGCGGAATTCGAAGCGAGTCCGCATATTTATGCGAGCAGCGCGAACGATTCGAGATACGAGCGCTGGCCCCTCTTCCCGAAGGCGCAATTGGACGCGCTTTTTGAAATTTGCAAAGCCATAGATTTCGACCGGGAAATTATTGACGTGGTGGGGTGCGAACAAATCCAAAATGCATCACATCCTGGTCCTGCGTTTCCGATCGTTCAATTTCGAGAACAACTGCTCGGCGTCACCGACCGTTCCGTTGTACTGCAAAAGTTGGGGGAGGCTGTCCAATTGCTCGGCAGACCCGCTGAACCCGCGTCCATCCTTTCGCCAGCCGTTGTGCCGGCAGGCACGCCGGTCACGGTGGTTAATGAATGGAAGAACTGGTATCTGATCTCCATTATCGGCGAAGTGGACGGAAATAGATGGCTGGTCGGCTGGGTGAAAAAAAGCGCGGTGCGCGTGGATACCAGCTTCACGCCAAAAGTCCGCAACGATCACATTCTCACAACAACCGCCGGAAGGCGATTCGAGTTGATTCCGCCTCACGAGAACGGATACGATACCAATCCGAACCACAGGTTCAACCCGAAATACATCATCATGCACTTCACCACTGGGACGCGGGTCGAGAGTACGATCTCGCATTTTAAGAATCCGGCGGCGGGGGTCGCGACCCATTTGTTGATCGGGCGCGATGGGCGCGTGATCCAATTTTTGCCATTCAATGTTCCTGCCAATCATACGGGGTATAGCTGGTGGGAAGGGGAACGCAGTTTGAATCGGTTCAGCATCGGCATTGAAATGGACAACGTGGGACCGGTGAGTTTCATCAATGGGAAATGGCGGCGTAAGTCGGTCATATTCGAGGAGGATGAGATCGAAAAAGCCGTCCATTGGAAGGAATTGGGTATGCGGGCTTGGGAGAAATTCCCGCCCGTGCAAGTGGAAGTGGCGCGTAAGATCGTGCGCGCTTTACTCGAACGCTATAAGGACAGCGTTGTTGATATACTCGGACACGATCAGGTGAATATCATCAACCGTTTGGACCCGGGTCCCGCGTTCCATCTCGAAGATTTCCGGATGAGTCTAATGGGACGCGCGGAGCCGAAGATGCAGATCTTTGTCCTCAACCAACCCGCGCCTATGTATGCAAACGCGGATGGCAGTACGCCGAACGTTGAAAACAGCGAACCAGATGGTTTTTTACCAGAAGGCTCGATGGTGATCGTTTCCAATAAGACGCATGGCAATCTCGTCAAGGTGACGGTGACTTCGTCTCCGGGCGGCGGCTTATTCAAGAAGCGGACTGGCTGGATCGAAGCGTTCGCCATCGAACCGCCAGAAGCGTTATTCGGCAATAAGAAAAGGACGGCGGAAGGCAAAAGAGTAAGGCGCAGAACAAAAGTAAGGCAGGCGTTTTACCCGCGCGGCAAAAACCCTCCTTCGCCAAAAATCAAGGCTGGTATGTTCGCCGCCGGCACGGAAGTCCGCAAAGAGGAGGATAAGGGGGAATGGTCGCTTGTGGTCATGAGAAAAATGGAGAAAGGTATGCGCTCTGTCGAAGGCTGGGTGCAGACGAAGTTCTTAACGAAGAAGGAGTGA
- a CDS encoding nuclear transport factor 2 family protein, with translation MSPIRMSQIENSVRTVMEFNDAFNRHDVQGMMQLASDDTVFENTHPSPDGTTFSGKEAVTQFWSDFFRAAPNAHIEIEEIFGMGNRCMMRWKYSWGDGHVRGVDVFKLKDGLIAEKLSYVKG, from the coding sequence ATGAGCCCAATCCGCATGTCGCAAATCGAAAACTCGGTCCGCACCGTGATGGAATTCAACGACGCGTTCAATCGTCACGACGTTCAGGGGATGATGCAATTGGCGAGCGACGACACCGTCTTCGAGAACACGCATCCCTCTCCGGACGGGACAACCTTTTCAGGCAAGGAAGCGGTGACGCAATTTTGGAGCGACTTCTTCCGCGCTGCGCCGAACGCCCACATCGAGATCGAGGAGATTTTCGGCATGGGAAACCGTTGTATGATGCGTTGGAAATATTCGTGGGGCGACGGTCATGTCCGCGGGGTGGATGTGTTCAAGTTGAAGGACGGCTTGATCGCGGAGAAGTTATCGTATGTGAAGGGGTAA
- a CDS encoding MBL fold metallo-hydrolase has protein sequence MKKKITVAPIQVADLLAEGERMPVFVHLIDHPDARVLVDTGMTELHPAVADMDPRLSPLNEQDFDLASIDIVVNTHLHFDHCGGNHLFAGRPIYVQQRELDDAHSKDDYTIREWVDAPGVRYVTVEGEFELLPGLRLVPAPGHSDGMQIVVIETGGRPVIVGGDVAVWFGELDEPHTEGQLLVRALNPELVWLTHEREPWRPRQEET, from the coding sequence ATGAAAAAGAAAATCACTGTCGCGCCAATCCAAGTTGCCGACCTGCTCGCCGAGGGCGAACGGATGCCGGTCTTCGTGCACCTCATTGACCATCCCGACGCGCGCGTGCTGGTTGACACCGGCATGACAGAGTTGCACCCAGCAGTGGCAGATATGGACCCACGCCTCAGCCCGCTGAACGAGCAGGATTTCGACCTCGCCAGCATTGACATCGTCGTTAACACGCATCTGCACTTCGATCACTGCGGCGGAAATCATCTCTTTGCCGGTAGGCCGATCTACGTCCAGCAACGAGAACTCGACGACGCGCACAGCAAAGACGATTACACCATTCGCGAGTGGGTGGATGCGCCCGGCGTGCGGTATGTGACAGTCGAAGGTGAGTTTGAACTACTGCCCGGACTCCGCCTCGTCCCGGCGCCGGGTCACAGCGACGGGATGCAGATAGTTGTCATCGAGACCGGTGGACGCCCGGTCATTGTCGGCGGCGACGTGGCGGTTTGGTTCGGCGAACTCGACGAGCCGCACACCGAGGGTCAATTGCTCGTACGCGCGCTCAACCCTGAACTGGTCTGGCTCACACATGAACGCGAGCCGTGGCGACCTCGTCAAGAAGAAACTTAG
- a CDS encoding acyl-CoA dehydrogenase — protein sequence MTDLAMFSLSDEHKMIQSAARDFAQKEIVPIAAEFDESGEFPHATIKKMGALGFMGLEIPEGYGGAGMDTLAYVLALEEICKADASHGVIMSVNNSLYCHGIMKFGTEEQKKKFVTPIASGKSIGGYSLTEPQSGSDAGTMRSRAVRDGDHFILNGRKSWVTSGPVADYFVVFMMTDPAKKQKGVSAFLVEGNTPGLTRGKKEPKLGIRASATSELIFDDCRVPAENLLGKEGEGFKIAMTVLDAGRIGIATQALGIAEAAYEAARQYASSREAFGHPIGQFQGTGFKIADMKTRIEASRLLIYNAAMAKEKSKKDGGRYSLEASMAKLFASETAMYVTHQAVQIHGGMGYSKELPVERYFRDAKITEIYEGTSEIQRHVISRSELGFK from the coding sequence ATGACCGACCTTGCCATGTTTTCGCTCAGCGATGAGCACAAAATGATTCAAAGCGCGGCGCGCGACTTCGCGCAAAAAGAGATCGTTCCCATTGCGGCGGAGTTCGATGAGAGCGGAGAATTTCCGCACGCGACGATCAAGAAGATGGGCGCGCTGGGCTTCATGGGCTTGGAAATCCCCGAGGGATACGGCGGCGCAGGCATGGACACGCTCGCCTACGTCCTCGCCCTCGAAGAGATCTGCAAAGCGGACGCGTCGCACGGCGTGATCATGTCGGTCAACAACTCGTTGTATTGTCACGGCATCATGAAGTTCGGCACGGAAGAGCAGAAGAAAAAATTCGTGACTCCCATTGCCTCGGGGAAATCCATCGGCGGATATTCGCTCACCGAACCTCAAAGCGGATCAGACGCAGGGACGATGCGATCGCGCGCCGTACGCGACGGCGACCACTTCATCTTGAACGGGCGCAAGTCGTGGGTCACCAGTGGACCAGTGGCAGATTATTTTGTCGTGTTCATGATGACCGACCCCGCGAAAAAACAAAAAGGCGTGAGCGCGTTTCTCGTGGAAGGAAACACGCCAGGGCTCACGCGCGGCAAAAAGGAGCCGAAACTCGGCATCCGCGCCTCCGCGACGAGCGAGTTAATCTTCGATGATTGCCGCGTCCCTGCGGAGAATCTGTTGGGCAAAGAGGGCGAAGGCTTCAAGATCGCCATGACCGTGCTGGACGCGGGACGCATCGGCATCGCGACCCAAGCGCTGGGGATTGCAGAAGCGGCGTACGAAGCGGCGAGACAGTACGCGTCGTCGCGCGAAGCGTTTGGTCACCCGATTGGGCAATTCCAAGGGACGGGATTCAAAATCGCCGACATGAAGACGCGCATCGAAGCGTCACGTTTGTTAATCTACAACGCGGCGATGGCGAAGGAGAAATCCAAAAAGGATGGCGGACGTTATTCGCTTGAAGCCTCGATGGCGAAATTGTTTGCGAGCGAGACCGCGATGTATGTGACACATCAGGCGGTGCAAATTCACGGCGGCATGGGCTACAGCAAGGAACTGCCCGTCGAGCGATATTTCCGCGACGCGAAGATCACCGAAATTTACGAAGGCACGAGCGAAATTCAACGGCACGTCATCTCGCGCAGTGAGTTGGGATTCAAATAA
- a CDS encoding dienelactone hydrolase family protein yields MNYTTDMKEGIHAETVTVLGANGDRINAFLARPLGEGKFPAMVLAHHMPGWDLIYREFAYKFAHHGYVTISPNLYFRAGHGTPEDVAAKVRAEGGVSDDSAVGDLVGAAKFLNTLPYVNGKIGIFGTCSGGRHAYLAACRASTFNAVIDCWGGRVVMSPDQLNEKTPVSPLDLTKDLSCPLLGIFGNDDTSPTPEQVNQHEAELKKHNKTYEFYRYDGAGHGFFYYHRAAYRPEQAVDGWEKAFAFCKKYLS; encoded by the coding sequence GTGAACTACACAACCGATATGAAGGAAGGCATCCACGCCGAAACGGTGACGGTGCTCGGCGCGAACGGGGACCGCATCAACGCGTTTCTGGCGCGTCCGCTTGGCGAAGGGAAGTTCCCTGCGATGGTGTTGGCGCATCACATGCCGGGCTGGGATTTGATCTATCGCGAGTTCGCTTATAAATTCGCACATCACGGTTACGTGACGATCTCGCCGAATCTGTATTTCCGCGCGGGGCATGGAACGCCCGAAGATGTCGCGGCAAAAGTAAGGGCAGAGGGAGGCGTCTCGGATGATTCGGCGGTGGGCGATCTCGTGGGCGCGGCAAAATTTCTCAACACACTGCCATACGTCAATGGCAAAATCGGAATCTTCGGGACGTGTTCGGGCGGACGTCACGCGTATCTCGCCGCTTGCCGCGCCTCCACGTTCAACGCCGTCATAGATTGCTGGGGCGGACGCGTGGTTATGTCTCCCGATCAATTGAACGAAAAGACGCCGGTCTCACCGTTGGATTTGACCAAAGATCTTTCATGTCCGCTCCTCGGCATCTTCGGCAACGACGACACCAGCCCGACGCCGGAACAAGTGAACCAACATGAAGCGGAACTGAAAAAACATAACAAGACATATGAGTTTTATCGCTACGATGGCGCGGGACACGGATTCTTTTATTACCATCGCGCCGCCTATCGTCCAGAGCAAGCCGTGGATGGTTGGGAGAAAGCGTTCGCGTTTTGCAAGAAATATTTATCGTGA
- a CDS encoding zinc-binding dehydrogenase has protein sequence MKAILFHRHGGPDVLEYADFPTPEPKPGEALIRLRAAALNRMDVMVRNGWAGLKLELPHIPGADGAGEVVEIKELESNGGRVGRGDSRDHIRRVEHAETETTSTDLHVASGLDTLATGARYSTSEFVHIGDRVVINPNLGCGQCEFCLAGKDNMCLHWHLLGETVRGTYAEFICLPIQQLYKLPNDFDFHQAAAAALVYQTAWHSLVTRGQVREGETVLIVGAGGGVNTASVQVAKHLGARVIVVGSNAKKLELAESIGADVLIDRSKEEDWSKAVFLATNKRGVDAVVDNVGTTFMLSLRALRKGGRLLTVGNSGSPKFEIDNRYMFAKHLSLLGSTMSTRQEFKEVMDLIVAGKLKPVIDKTYPLKDAALAQERLWKNENFGKITLDIQ, from the coding sequence GTGAAAGCGATCCTTTTTCATCGGCACGGGGGACCGGATGTTTTGGAATACGCCGATTTCCCCACGCCTGAACCGAAACCCGGCGAAGCCTTGATCCGCTTGCGCGCCGCGGCGCTCAACCGCATGGATGTGATGGTTCGCAACGGCTGGGCTGGACTCAAACTCGAACTTCCTCACATCCCCGGCGCAGACGGCGCGGGAGAAGTTGTTGAAATTAAAGAATTGGAATCAAATGGTGGTCGAGTAGGTCGAGGCGATAGCCGAGACCATATCCGCCGGGTTGAGCATGCCGAAACCGAGACCACATCAACTGATTTGCATGTAGCCTCTGGTCTCGATACGCTCGCAACGGGCGCTCGCTACTCGACCAGCGAGTTTGTTCATATTGGCGACCGCGTCGTCATCAACCCCAACCTCGGATGCGGGCAATGCGAATTTTGTCTCGCTGGCAAAGACAATATGTGCCTGCATTGGCATCTGCTCGGCGAAACCGTGCGCGGCACATATGCGGAATTTATCTGTTTGCCGATTCAACAACTATACAAACTTCCGAACGATTTTGATTTTCACCAAGCCGCGGCAGCCGCGCTGGTTTATCAAACCGCGTGGCATTCCCTCGTTACGCGTGGACAAGTTCGCGAGGGCGAGACAGTCCTCATCGTCGGCGCGGGAGGCGGGGTGAATACGGCGAGCGTCCAAGTTGCAAAACATCTCGGCGCGCGAGTCATCGTTGTCGGGTCAAATGCGAAAAAATTGGAGTTGGCAGAATCCATCGGCGCAGACGTGCTGATCGACCGTTCGAAAGAAGAGGATTGGTCGAAGGCGGTTTTTCTCGCCACGAACAAACGCGGCGTGGATGCCGTTGTGGATAACGTCGGCACGACGTTTATGTTGAGCCTGCGCGCCCTCCGCAAAGGCGGACGACTGCTCACCGTCGGCAATAGCGGCTCGCCCAAATTTGAAATTGACAATCGGTACATGTTCGCCAAACACCTCAGCCTCCTCGGCTCGACGATGAGCACGCGGCAAGAGTTTAAAGAAGTGATGGATTTGATCGTCGCGGGCAAACTCAAACCCGTGATAGACAAAACCTATCCGCTCAAAGACGCCGCCCTCGCGCAAGAACGCCTCTGGAAAAACGAAAACTTCGGCAAAATTACATTGGATATTCAGTGA
- a CDS encoding pseudouridine synthase codes for MPERLQKILAQAGYGSRRACEDFISAGRVRVNGQIASLGGKADPAVDKITVDGKPIPARERLTYIALYKPRNVLSTVEKEKGDDRRTVRDLVDAPEHLYPVGRLDFESEGLVLMTNDGDLTNRLTHPRYGHEKEYRVLLARRPDAEQVEAWKRGVVLEDGYKTQPVNVRYESGQGKGAWVRVVMGEGRKRQIRETCKQLGLPLVRILRIRIGELRLGNLKPGQWRSLTIYEVDELKGKPPRKITNRR; via the coding sequence ATGCCTGAGAGACTTCAAAAAATACTTGCCCAAGCGGGATACGGCTCACGCCGCGCCTGCGAAGACTTCATCTCCGCCGGGCGCGTCCGCGTCAATGGACAGATCGCCTCTCTCGGCGGGAAGGCTGATCCGGCTGTGGACAAAATTACCGTAGACGGAAAGCCCATCCCTGCGCGCGAGCGTTTGACCTACATCGCCTTGTACAAACCGCGCAACGTGCTATCCACAGTTGAAAAAGAAAAAGGCGACGACCGCAGAACTGTCCGCGATTTGGTGGACGCGCCGGAACATTTATACCCTGTTGGCAGATTGGATTTTGAAAGCGAAGGCTTGGTCTTGATGACCAACGACGGCGATTTGACGAATCGTCTCACGCATCCGCGCTACGGACACGAAAAAGAATACCGCGTCCTGTTGGCGCGGCGTCCAGATGCGGAGCAGGTCGAAGCGTGGAAAAGAGGCGTCGTGTTAGAAGATGGATACAAAACCCAACCGGTCAACGTCCGTTATGAATCGGGGCAGGGCAAAGGCGCGTGGGTGCGCGTGGTGATGGGGGAGGGGCGCAAACGCCAGATCCGTGAAACGTGCAAGCAGTTGGGTCTGCCGTTGGTGCGAATCCTGCGCATCCGCATCGGCGAGTTGCGGCTGGGGAACCTTAAGCCCGGTCAATGGCGTTCGTTGACCATATACGAAGTGGACGAGTTGAAAGGCAAACCGCCCAGAAAAATAACAAACCGGCGCTGA
- a CDS encoding DUF6295 family protein — protein MCTMIVEKVKIDGSGKSASGWFTLDQANVSYDHPFHAPMEHALNIDFVNESKGPSARVAVELSESAARELVKTILDVLDQAEVGGHLEVRDPTARATVRV, from the coding sequence ATGTGCACCATGATCGTCGAAAAAGTGAAAATAGACGGAAGCGGCAAAAGCGCAAGCGGATGGTTCACGCTCGATCAGGCGAACGTTTCGTACGACCATCCCTTCCATGCGCCGATGGAACACGCGTTGAATATTGATTTCGTGAACGAATCGAAAGGACCGTCCGCGCGGGTGGCGGTGGAGTTGAGCGAGTCGGCGGCGCGGGAGTTGGTGAAGACGATCCTCGACGTGTTGGATCAGGCGGAGGTAGGTGGACATTTGGAAGTTAGAGACCCAACAGCGAGGGCTACTGTCCGTGTCTAA
- a CDS encoding phage integrase N-terminal SAM-like domain-containing protein, with amino-acid sequence MQTQPPKLLQLISDAIRTKHYSYRTEQTHIEWIKRYILHHGKRHPKEIGVPEIKQFIG; translated from the coding sequence ATGCAAACCCAACCCCCGAAACTCCTGCAACTCATCTCTGATGCCATCCGCACCAAGCATTACTCCTACCGCACCGAACAAACCCATATCGAATGGATCAAACGCTACATCCTTCATCATGGCAAACGCCACCCCAAAGAAATAGGTGTGCCGGAAATCAAACAATTCATCGGATAA